The genomic stretch CGGGGAACTCGCGGTCCAGGAAGGGCAGAAAGACGCTCGCCGAGCAGGGCTTGAGGAAGAGCGGGTTGGCGAAGAGGTGCTTGGCGCCGGCCTCGGCGGCGGCGCGCACCACCGCCGCCAGGTCGCGGGGCTTGTCGGTGATGCCCGGCAGGACCGGACAGCAGCTCACGCTGGTGACGATGCCGGCCTGGCTGAGCCGGCGCACGGCGTCAAGGCGCAGGTCGGGGCGGGGGGCGCGCGGCTCGAGGATGCGCGCCAGGCGCGCGTCCAGGGTGGTGACGGTCACGCTCACGCCCAGGCGGTTGTGCTGCGCGATC from Terriglobales bacterium encodes the following:
- a CDS encoding radical SAM protein; its protein translation is IAQHNRLGVSVTVTTLDARLARILEPRAPRPDLRLDAVRRLSQAGIVTSVSCCPVLPGITDKPRDLAAVVRAAAEAGAKHLFANPLFLKPCSASVFLPFLDREFPALVEAYRRRYADRAFLPASYRKRISQLVSGLKKKYGLVGRLHSELAHDYPGEPAALEQLALF